A single region of the Vicia villosa cultivar HV-30 ecotype Madison, WI unplaced genomic scaffold, Vvil1.0 ctg.001801F_1_1, whole genome shotgun sequence genome encodes:
- the LOC131636655 gene encoding uncharacterized protein LOC131636655 yields MGNSALGGSLCNGMNFPCQLKLGRHVAIKVIKKKESKLEDEDEEEDEDEDEDEEEDVDDDDDEDEDGDDDEDEDEDEDVDDEKKIEDEDKNEIPNNLTKVTYTVSDWSKCELEYRESNNCNIASFNLRDYNKNLEIHNHFTIRKVEPNYLETSDFEPKFNYSRGDFEVTRLKSTFDWSKSGNEWRGFTESSFLFYHTEGTNRGLVVVERKKKSKDEKPFMVTVAHYYFIHDFYVNLFKIDIGLSVIVKVESIKNEGLYSTLEGPTQHPASALIYMMEEVRRTGIWKPSTCPHCATLEEQQSSRAKGSFSRKAINNDGTFNGNGSGNMIQGDFNQFTIYRK; encoded by the coding sequence ATGGGAAATAGCGCTCTCGGTGGAAGTTTATGCAATGGCATGAATTTTCCATGCCAATTAAAGTTAGGAAGGCATGTGGCTATTAAAGTAATAAAGAAAAAAGAGAGTAAgttagaagatgaagatgaagaagaagatgaagatgaagatgaagatgaagaagaagatgtagaTGACGATgacgatgaagatgaagatggagatgacgatgaagatgaagatgaggatgaagACGTAGATGATGAGAAAAAGAtagaagatgaagataaaaatGAGATACCAAATAACTTAACTAAGGTAACATACACAGTAAGTGATTGGTCAAAATGTGAACTGGAGTATAGGGAGAGTAATAATTGCAACATTGCATCATTCAATCTACGTGATTATAATAAAAACTTAGAGATCCATAATCACTTTACAATTAGAAAAGTTGAACCTAATTACCTTGAAACATCTGACTTCGAGCCCAAGTTCAACTATTCAAGGGGAGACTTTGAAGTTACGAGACTCAAATCAACTTTTGACTGGAGCAAGTCCGGTAATGAATGGCGTGGTTTTACTGAATCGAGTTTTCTCTTTTATCACACTGAAGGAACAAATAGAGGTCTCGTTGTCGTGGAGCGAAAGAAAAAGAGTAAAGATGAAAAGCCCTTTATGGTGACTGTGGCACACTACTATTTTATTCATGATTTTTATGTAAATCTGTTTAAGATTGATATTGGCCTTTCGGTTATAGTAAAGGTTGAATCAATAAAAAATGAGGGTTTGTATTCTACGTTGGAAGGTCCGACACAACATCCCGCTTCAGCATTAATTTATATGATGGAAGAAGTAAGAAGAACTGGAATTTGGAAGCCTTCAACTTGTCCTCATtgtgccactcttgaagagcagCAATCTTCAAGAGCAAAAGGGTCATTTAGTCGAAAGGCTATTAATAACGACGGAACTTTTAACGGTAATGGTAGCGGCAATATGATCCAGGGAGACTTTAACCAATTTACTATATATAGAAagtaa